The Raphanus sativus cultivar WK10039 chromosome 2, ASM80110v3, whole genome shotgun sequence genome includes a region encoding these proteins:
- the LOC108842725 gene encoding pentatricopeptide repeat-containing protein At4g20740 yields MKLPKPPNLPEKPLKPNFFHGHRKPSRNRPVVHGSLFSNRQYLSRDPPKSQPNPVANRTPFDLRKWDPQSRAQPSPPPPPSATISAASERLSPIARFVLDAFRKNRNHWGPSVVSELNKLRRVTPSTVAEVLKAGNDAAVAAKFFHWAGKQKGYRHDFASYNAFAYCLNRTGNFRAADQLPELMDSQGRPPSEKQFEILIRMHADNRRGLRVYYVYEKMKKFGFKPSVFLYNRIMDALMKCGYFDLGLAVYGDFKEDGLVEERTTFMVLVKGLCKAGRMEEMLEILQRMRENLCKPDVFAYTAMIKTLVSEGNLDGSLRVWEEMKRDEVKPDVMAYGTLVLGLCKDGRVERGYEFFVEMKEKEILIDRDIYRVLIEGFVADGKVRCACDLWEDLVGSGYIADLGIYNAVIKGLCTVNQVDKAYKLFLVALDEELEPDFETLSPIMVSFVVLKRLSDFSDLLERIGEMGYPIADYLSQFFNLLCADKEKRTMALDVFDVLKTKGHVSVFVYNNLMEALYKMGNIEKSLSLLSEMKDFGFEPDSSSYSIAIRCSVEKGEVQEACLYHEKITEMSCVPSIAAYLSLARGLSQIGEIDAVMLLVRECLGNVESGPMEFKYALTVCHVCKTSSAEKVMEVLDEMNQEGVCISEVIYCAIISGMSKHGTIKAAREVFAELKRRKVMTEAEMVVYDEMLVEQTKKKTADLVLSGIKFFGLESKLRAKGCRILD; encoded by the coding sequence ATGAAATTACCAAAACCTCCAAATCTCCCCGAGAAACCACTTAAACCCAACTTCTTCCACGGCCACCGTAAACCTTCCCGTAACCGTCCCGTCGTCCACGGCTCTCTCTTCTCCAACCGCCAATACCTCTCCAGAGACCCGCCCAAATCACAACCGAACCCCGTCGCCAACCGAACCCCCTTCGATCTCCGCAAATGGGACCCGCAATCCCGCGCCCAACCCTCTCCGCCGCCTCCTCCTTCCGCAACCATCTCCGCCGCCTCCGAGCGTCTATCCCCGATCGCGCGATTCGTCCTCGACGCCTTCCGCAAGAACCGAAACCACTGGGGCCCCTCCGTCGTCTCGGAGCTGAACAAGCTCCGCCGCGTCACGCCGAGCACCGTCGCCGAGGTTCTGAAAGCGGGGAACGACGCCGCCGTCGCGGCGAAGTTCTTCCACTGGGCCGGGAAGCAGAAAGGGTACAGGCACGACTTCGCGTCGTACAACGCCTTCGCGTATTGCCTCAACCGAACCGGAAACTTCCGCGCGGCGGATCAGCTGCCGGAGCTGATGGATTCTCAAGGGAGGCCTCCGTCGGAGAAACAGTTCGAGATCCTGATCAGGATGCACGCGGATAACAGGAGGGGGTTAAGGGTTTATTACGTGTacgagaagatgaagaagtttGGATTCAAGCCTAGCGTGTTCTTGTACAATAGGATAATGGATGCTCTTATGAAATGTGGTTACTTTGATTTAGGTTTAGCTGTTTATGGTGATTTTAAAGAGGACGGTTTGGTTGAGGAAAGGACTACTTTCATGGTCTTGGTTAAAGGATTGTGTAAAGCTGGTAGGATGGAGGAGATGTTAGAGATTCTGCAGAGGATGAGGGAGAATTTGTGTAAGCCTGATGTGTTTGCTTACACGGCGATGATCAAGACGTTGGTTTCCGAAGGGAATTTGGATGGGAGTCTACGGGTTTGGGAGGAGATGAAACGCGACGAGGTGAAACCGGATGTGATGGCGTATGGAACGCTCGTTTTGGGATTGTGTAAAGACGGTAGAGTTGAGAGAGGGTATGAGTTTTTTGTGGagatgaaggagaaggagatttTGATTGATAGGGATATCTACAGGGTTTTGATTGAAGGGTTTGTAGCGGATGGGAAGGTTAGGTGTGCTTGTGATCTGTGGGAGGATCTGGTGGGTTCTGGGTATATTGCTGATCTTGGGATTTACAATGCAGTTATTAAAGGGTTGTGTACTGTGAATCAGGTTGATAAAGCGTATAAGCTCTTCCTAGTTGCACTTGATGAAGAACTGGAGCCAGATTTTGAGACTCTGAGTCCTATTATGGTTTCATTTGTGGTGTTGAAGAGACTGAGTGATTTTTCGGATTTGCTAGAACGGATTGGGGAAATGGGATACCCTATAGCAGATTACCTTTCACAGTTTTTTAATTTGTTGTGTGCTGACAAAGAAAAGAGAACGATGGCTTTAGATGTCTTTGATGTGCTAAAAACTAAAGGTCATGTCAGTGTCTTTGTGTACAACAATCTCATGGAAGCTCTTTACAAGATGGGAAATATTGAAAAGTCCTTATCACTTTTATCTGAAATGAAGGATTTTGGGTTTGAACCAGATTCATCATCGTACAGTATTGCAATTAGATGTTCTGTTGAGAAAGGGGAAGTCCAGGAGGCTTGTTTATATCATGAAAAAATCACCGAGATGTCGTGTGTTCCTTCCATAGCTGCTTATCTGTCTCTTGCTAGAGGGCTCAGTCAAATTGGAGAAATTGATGCTGTGATGTTATTAGTTCGTGAATGCCTGGGAAACGTTGAGAGTGGTCCTATGGAGTTTAAGTACGCTCTGACTGTCTGTCATGTATGCAAAACGAGTAGCGCGGAGAAGGTTATGGAAGTCCTTGATGAGATGAACCAGGAAGGTGTCTGTATCAGTGAAGTTATATACTGCGCGATTATCTCTGGTATGTCTAAGCATGGAACAATAAAAGCAGCAAGAGAAGTCTTTGCGGAGCTGAAAAGGCGCAAGGTGATGACAGAGGCTGAAATGGTAGTCTATGATGAAATGTTGGTTGAGCAGACAAAGAAGAAAACAGCTGATTTGGTGCTTTCAGGGATCAAGTTTTTCGGTCTCGAGTCAAAACTAAGAGCAAAAGGTTGCAGAATACTTGATTAA